One Ictalurus furcatus strain D&B chromosome 7, Billie_1.0, whole genome shotgun sequence genomic window, TCTACAGCTGGAATAAAGATGGTTCTGGTGTCAGTAGTGAACAGGAGTACAGAATCAGTAGTGCTGAAACATCTCATGCAGGTAAATACAcctgtagaggaagagagagaggaggctcacactcctcacacaccagtgatgctgttacactgactgtatcaggtgagtgtgatcATCTCTTCAGTACTCATTAACCTCAGGTTCACCTCAGCACTCAGTACTGGTGTAGATTAGAGCTGCACAATATGCATACAACGTGTGATATGCAGTAAAGATGTTGGACTTTGAGATGATGATGTGAAATGCAGTCGATGAAGACTAaagatgtgatttttatttatttgctgactCAATGTGCTGCAAAATGCTGAACATGAAAATGTCCCAGGTTTatccaataataaataatattagtgGCAAAATatctcttcttttattattactgcattaagtgtaaaatgaaataataaaatgcattctgctggttcaaacattttatattgaaggatgttttaaataacagtcAAACATAATGCAGTACATTTTGTCTGTACACTTTTTCTTGAATAAGAGAACAATGTACTTCACATTAAATCTACTCTCTCAAAAACTAAATTACTTTCATAAATAccacaaaatattttgataGATATTCATGAATAATTTCACTATGACAGGAGTCTTTACAGTGTATCAGTAatagtgtgtttgtctgtagtAGTGATTAGTGTGTTAAACAGTCTGAGACAGAACATGAACAGTTAACATCCTGAACTGTGTGTTTCATCTCCAACTGCAGAAAAACCTAAACCTGAACTCACACCAAGTCGTGAAGGAGCTGTACTGAAAGGAAACTCAGTGACTCTGTCCTGTACACTGAAGCTGCAGTCTGCTGCATGGAGGTTTTACTGGATCAAACCCACACAGAGCACTGAGACTGAAACAGAGTACTACAACATCAGCTCCGTTAGAGTCTCTGATGGAGGtcagtacaggtgcagagctggaagaggaaacccagtctactacacacactacagtgatgcattctgggtaaatgTTACTGGTGAGTGAAAAAGGTTGGCACTTCTTAacagattttatatattattacatacgTCTACACTGCATCATCACTAATTACTTAAATATATAGCAGTTATAGTATTATAGAACTCTACATTATTGAAGTATATTTGTATTTGCAGTGTTAATAATGTTATCAACTAGCTTATCAGTTCATGCTAAACAATACAGCACTGTCCAAAAGTCggtctgatttttattttgtgtttatttagatgtttatttttatgtcttCTACATTATCAGTAGTAAAGCACAAATATAACTGTCCTAATGTTCAATTAAATGTTCCAGAGAAACGCTTGTATATGGTTAAAGAAACATATTAAGTTTCAGACACCTTTTCAGACTCATATCTTGAAATTTGAATACTCATGAAACTTGTATGTATTAGATCTATGGCCTGTTCATTTATGCTTTATATAtgattaattataatttattattagtatgattataattattttattatccatGGTATTTTTCCCTCCTGTTCTATCAGATGGAAAAGCTCCACTGTCGGTACTGAAGCTCCTCAGCAGTGCAGTAGCGGCCTCTCCGTATGTGCTGGTGACCATCATTCTGGCAGTGAAATGTTACAGAGCTCGAAGTAAGACCTCAGTGTTCTTCATTAGCCATAAAATTAAACCCTGACATTTAATAAGAGGCTAATTTGAAGTGTTCATGAGTGTGTATTTTACAGCTGACCCTGATGAGGACAACAGACCATACAGAGTGATAGAAGCTGAAGCGTCTGTCTGAGTCTCAggtgtttacattattttttatcatctagcttttatataacagcagctccccGTGCAACAGAGTACGTTGCATTTAGCCCATGGAGCTGTAACGTGATGAATGAACGACTCtgacccgaagactcgagagctgaaataatcatttctgtttccggggaacagacgtgagAAATGCGA contains:
- the LOC128609490 gene encoding high affinity immunoglobulin gamma Fc receptor I-like, with the translated sequence MELRPLRVMILLISLIRVGQAQEFKLFTLTVCVCFLTFSPVLSVEPNSPQIFRGETVTLTCRLLGWRGPYYWNKDGVNVHSSAENYYTINVDQSHKYRCYVSIDGWSTTWSNEVTLSVIALPKPVVSINPDEQVYRGETVTLRCDLQDEEDSDWIYSWNKDGSGVSSEQEYRISSAETSHAGKYTCRGRERGGSHSSHTSDAVTLTVSEKPKPELTPSREGAVLKGNSVTLSCTLKLQSAAWRFYWIKPTQSTETETEYYNISSVRVSDGGQYRCRAGRGNPVYYTHYSDAFWVNVTDGKAPLSVLKLLSSAVAASPYVLVTIILAVKCYRARTDPDEDNRPYRVIEAEASV